From Haloarcula sp. CBA1127, a single genomic window includes:
- the gatB gene encoding Asp-tRNA(Asn)/Glu-tRNA(Gln) amidotransferase subunit GatB, producing the protein MTAQASEARELAAVIGLEVHVQLETETKIFCGCSTDVADAEPNTHTCPVCLGLPGALPVVNEGAVEAAVKVGKAIDADIPEETTFHRKNYYYPDLPKNFQITQYDSPICQDGELEFSVESERRSVDIRRAHLEEDPGSIKHVREGSGPLESRTCSIERADYTLIDYNRAGTPLMEIVTEPDFRAPGEVRSFLEKLEEVLEYLGVFDATRDGSLRIDANLSMVDASEVGEDGDIDKSVLEDANRTEVKNISSHKGAEQALSFEASRQRKLIQSGRAVEQETRHFNETHGNTVSMRSKEEEKDYRYFREADLPPLRVSHWKDEVPIPELPDARRERFVEEYGLSEEAASKLTSTKQVADFFEDVTERFDADLAATWVADNLLGELNYRDMAITDIDDRFDEVTQLVALVAEDEITAKNAHETVLREMLDTGDDPDTVVDREGLGKTSGDEVQQAVVEAIDENPDAVEDYHSGEGGAINFLVGQVMQKTGGSADPGDVNGLLREELES; encoded by the coding sequence ATGACTGCGCAAGCGTCCGAAGCCCGCGAACTCGCGGCCGTCATCGGGCTGGAAGTCCACGTCCAGCTTGAGACGGAGACGAAGATCTTCTGTGGCTGTTCGACCGACGTGGCAGATGCCGAACCCAACACCCACACCTGTCCGGTGTGTCTGGGCCTTCCCGGCGCGCTCCCGGTGGTCAACGAGGGAGCAGTCGAGGCCGCCGTGAAAGTCGGCAAGGCTATCGATGCCGACATCCCGGAGGAAACCACCTTCCACCGGAAGAACTACTACTACCCCGACCTCCCGAAGAACTTCCAGATAACGCAGTACGACTCGCCTATCTGTCAGGACGGGGAACTCGAATTCTCCGTCGAGAGCGAGCGCCGCAGCGTCGACATCCGCCGGGCACACCTCGAAGAGGACCCCGGCTCGATCAAACACGTCCGTGAGGGGTCAGGTCCACTCGAATCCCGGACCTGTTCCATCGAGCGCGCGGACTACACGCTCATCGACTACAACCGCGCCGGGACGCCGCTGATGGAGATTGTCACGGAACCGGACTTCCGCGCGCCGGGCGAGGTCCGGTCGTTCCTCGAAAAACTCGAAGAGGTGCTTGAGTATCTGGGCGTGTTCGACGCGACCCGAGACGGCAGTCTCCGCATCGACGCGAACCTCTCAATGGTCGACGCCAGCGAAGTTGGCGAGGACGGTGACATCGACAAGTCTGTCCTCGAAGACGCCAACCGTACCGAGGTCAAGAACATCTCAAGCCACAAGGGCGCGGAGCAGGCGCTCTCCTTCGAAGCGTCGCGCCAGCGAAAACTCATCCAGTCAGGGCGCGCCGTCGAACAGGAGACCCGTCACTTCAACGAAACGCACGGCAACACGGTGTCGATGCGCTCGAAGGAGGAGGAGAAGGACTACCGCTACTTCCGGGAGGCCGACCTGCCGCCGCTTCGGGTCAGCCACTGGAAGGACGAGGTGCCGATTCCGGAACTCCCCGACGCCCGCCGCGAGCGGTTTGTCGAGGAGTACGGGCTCAGCGAAGAAGCCGCCTCGAAGCTCACGAGCACGAAACAGGTCGCGGACTTCTTCGAGGACGTGACCGAGCGCTTCGACGCCGACCTGGCCGCGACGTGGGTCGCCGACAACCTGCTTGGCGAACTGAACTACCGCGACATGGCCATCACCGACATTGACGACCGCTTCGATGAGGTGACCCAGCTCGTGGCACTCGTCGCCGAGGACGAAATTACGGCCAAAAACGCCCATGAGACTGTGCTCCGAGAGATGCTCGATACGGGCGACGACCCCGACACCGTCGTTGATCGCGAGGGACTGGGCAAGACCTCCGGCGACGAGGTCCAACAGGCTGTCGTGGAAGCTATCGACGAGAATCCCGACGCCGTTGAAGACTACCACAGCGGCGAGGGCGGCGCAATCAACTTCCTCGTCGGACAGGTCATGCAAAAGACCGGCGGGAGCGCCGACCCCGGCGACGTGAACGGGCTGCTTCGCGAGGAGTTGGAGAGCTAA
- a CDS encoding Rieske 2Fe-2S domain-containing protein, whose translation MQRLTTVETVHEDGSWLFTAEDPYGDLEEVVLVPCEDGVEAWVNRCTHEAQRFDTGRGVPMRGDQLICPRHGSLFDACDGGCDNGDAAGTTLPGIEISETHGDVFLTDDDYTFAHEGGIDDDDGPSSTSHLQL comes from the coding sequence GTGCAGCGATTAACGACAGTCGAGACGGTCCACGAGGACGGGTCGTGGCTGTTCACCGCCGAAGACCCCTACGGCGACCTCGAAGAAGTCGTTCTCGTTCCCTGCGAGGACGGCGTTGAGGCGTGGGTGAACCGATGTACGCACGAGGCACAGCGGTTCGACACCGGGCGGGGCGTCCCGATGCGCGGTGACCAGCTCATCTGCCCCCGACATGGGTCGCTGTTCGACGCCTGTGACGGCGGCTGCGACAACGGCGACGCCGCGGGGACGACGCTCCCCGGCATCGAAATTTCGGAAACCCATGGCGACGTGTTCCTCACGGACGACGACTATACGTTCGCCCACGAGGGTGGTATTGATGACGACGACGGCCCGAGTTCCACGTCTCACCTCCAGTTGTGA
- a CDS encoding phosphoglycerol geranylgeranyltransferase, producing the protein MSDWADWDHIVKIDPDKTLVDGETFEDVAATGTDAIEVGGTTGMTEEKMKRVVDACGKHDIPVYIEPSNPASVVHSDRHDGYLVPVVMNAGDVTWITGAHKEWIRIDDDIDWSRTFTEAYIVMNPEASVASYTQANCDLDADDVAAYAEAAEHLLGQEIVYVEYSGMLGDPDIVAAAADILDDATLFYGGGIHDYESARTMAQHADTIVVGDLVHDEGVDAVRETVKGAKDATATVR; encoded by the coding sequence ATGAGCGACTGGGCGGACTGGGACCACATCGTGAAGATAGACCCCGACAAGACGCTGGTCGATGGAGAGACGTTCGAAGACGTCGCGGCGACGGGGACTGACGCCATCGAAGTCGGCGGGACCACCGGGATGACAGAGGAGAAGATGAAGCGGGTTGTCGACGCCTGCGGGAAACACGACATCCCCGTGTATATCGAGCCGTCCAACCCCGCGTCTGTCGTCCACAGCGACCGTCACGACGGCTATCTTGTGCCGGTCGTGATGAACGCCGGCGACGTGACCTGGATCACCGGCGCGCACAAGGAGTGGATACGTATCGACGACGATATCGACTGGTCGCGGACCTTCACCGAGGCCTACATCGTCATGAACCCGGAGGCGTCGGTGGCATCTTACACGCAGGCCAACTGCGACCTCGACGCGGACGACGTGGCCGCCTACGCCGAAGCCGCAGAACACTTGCTGGGACAGGAAATCGTCTACGTGGAGTACTCGGGGATGCTCGGCGACCCCGATATCGTCGCCGCCGCTGCGGACATCCTTGACGACGCGACGCTGTTCTATGGCGGTGGCATCCACGACTACGAGTCCGCCCGCACGATGGCACAGCACGCCGATACCATCGTCGTCGGGGACCTCGTCCACGACGAAGGCGTCGATGCAGTGCGGGAGACGGTGAAAGGCGCGAAAGACGCGACGGCGACAGTCCGGTAG
- a CDS encoding DNA topoisomerase I has translation MRLIITEKDNAARRIAEILSEGSASASRQNGVNVYRWGNTRVVGLSGHVVGVDFPEEYNDWRDVEPVELIDADVTKEPTQENIVTTLKQLAREADEATIATDYDREGELIGKEAYELIREETGVPVDRVRFSSITEREVRDAFANPDDIDFDLAAAGEARQIIDLVWGAALTRFLSLSARQLGDDFISVGRVQSPTLKLIVDREREIQAFDPEDYWEIFADLQKNGSGFEAQYFYDDDGKEAERVWVEDDADDAYADLTSVDAATVTSVRRRTRTDSPPTPFNTTAFISAASSLGYSAQQAMSIAEELYTTGYITYPRTDNTVYPDDLEEDALLDEFVGAGHFGEDAEALLEQDDITATEGDEETTDHPPIHPTGEIPPKADLSDDEWEIYELVVRRFFATVAEAATWEHLRVVADAGGRSLKANGKRLVEPGYHEVYPYSSASENHVPDVEEGEKLAISEVRMEAKQTQPPRRYGQSRLIQTMEDKGLGTKSTRHNSIEKLYDRGYIEGDPPRPTTLAMAVVEAAEEFADHVVSDEMTAQLEADMTAIANGEATLDDVADESREMLKRVFDELRDSREEIGEHLQESLKADKTLGPCPKCGEDMLVRRSRQGSYFVGCDGFPECRNTLPLPSTGEPQVLEEHCEEHDMHHVKMLAGRDTFVHGCPRCEAEKADESEDEVIGPCPECGSEHDGDLAIKHLRSGSRLVGCTRYPDCDYSLPLPRNGEISVTEAFCEEHDLPELVIDADSDDPWELGCPICNYEEYQARTAVEDLEDLNGIGSATAEKLGDAGVDSLAALREADPDIVATEVQGVSATQVRDWQDELEA, from the coding sequence ATGCGGCTGATTATCACCGAGAAAGACAACGCTGCCCGCCGCATCGCGGAGATCCTCTCCGAGGGGAGCGCGTCCGCGAGCAGGCAAAACGGCGTCAACGTCTATCGGTGGGGGAACACCCGCGTCGTCGGCCTCTCCGGGCACGTCGTCGGCGTCGACTTCCCCGAGGAGTACAACGACTGGCGCGACGTGGAGCCGGTCGAACTCATCGACGCCGACGTGACGAAGGAACCGACGCAGGAGAACATCGTCACCACGCTCAAGCAACTGGCACGCGAGGCTGACGAGGCGACCATCGCGACTGACTACGACCGCGAGGGGGAACTCATCGGGAAGGAGGCCTACGAGCTCATCCGCGAGGAGACCGGCGTGCCCGTCGACCGCGTGCGCTTTTCCTCGATCACCGAACGGGAGGTCCGGGACGCCTTCGCCAACCCCGACGACATCGACTTCGACCTGGCGGCCGCCGGCGAGGCCCGCCAGATTATCGACCTGGTGTGGGGCGCAGCACTCACTCGCTTCCTCTCGCTGTCGGCCCGGCAACTCGGCGACGACTTCATCTCCGTGGGCCGGGTCCAATCGCCGACGCTGAAACTCATTGTCGACCGCGAGCGTGAGATTCAGGCCTTCGACCCCGAGGACTACTGGGAAATCTTCGCCGACCTCCAGAAGAACGGGTCGGGCTTCGAGGCCCAGTACTTCTACGACGACGACGGGAAGGAGGCCGAGCGGGTCTGGGTCGAGGACGACGCCGACGACGCCTATGCTGACTTGACGAGCGTCGACGCGGCGACCGTGACAAGCGTCCGCCGCCGGACCCGCACCGACAGCCCGCCGACGCCATTCAACACCACCGCCTTCATCTCCGCCGCGAGTTCGCTGGGCTATTCCGCACAGCAGGCGATGTCCATCGCCGAAGAACTGTACACCACCGGTTACATCACCTACCCGCGAACGGACAACACGGTTTACCCGGACGACCTCGAAGAGGACGCCCTGCTCGATGAGTTCGTCGGAGCCGGACACTTCGGCGAGGACGCCGAGGCCCTGCTGGAGCAGGACGACATCACCGCCACCGAGGGCGACGAGGAGACTACCGACCACCCGCCCATTCACCCGACGGGCGAGATTCCGCCGAAGGCCGACCTGTCGGACGACGAGTGGGAGATCTACGAACTGGTCGTCCGGCGCTTCTTCGCGACAGTCGCCGAGGCCGCCACGTGGGAACACCTCCGCGTCGTGGCCGACGCCGGCGGCCGCTCGCTGAAAGCCAACGGCAAGCGCCTGGTCGAACCGGGCTACCACGAGGTGTACCCCTACTCCAGCGCCAGCGAGAACCACGTCCCTGACGTGGAGGAAGGCGAAAAACTGGCCATCTCCGAGGTGCGGATGGAGGCCAAGCAGACCCAGCCGCCGCGTCGCTACGGCCAGTCCCGGCTCATCCAGACGATGGAGGACAAAGGGCTTGGGACGAAATCGACCCGCCACAACTCCATCGAGAAACTGTACGACCGCGGCTACATCGAGGGCGACCCACCCCGCCCGACGACGCTGGCGATGGCCGTCGTCGAAGCCGCCGAAGAGTTCGCTGACCACGTCGTCAGCGACGAGATGACCGCCCAGCTAGAGGCTGACATGACCGCCATCGCCAACGGCGAGGCAACGCTCGACGACGTGGCCGACGAGTCCCGCGAGATGCTCAAGCGGGTGTTCGATGAACTGCGCGACTCCCGCGAGGAGATCGGCGAGCATCTTCAAGAGTCGTTGAAAGCCGACAAGACGCTCGGCCCCTGTCCGAAATGCGGCGAGGACATGCTGGTCCGGCGCTCGCGCCAGGGGTCGTACTTCGTCGGGTGTGACGGCTTCCCCGAGTGTCGAAACACGCTCCCGCTCCCGTCGACGGGCGAGCCGCAAGTGCTCGAAGAGCACTGCGAAGAACACGATATGCACCACGTCAAGATGCTCGCCGGCCGGGACACGTTTGTCCACGGCTGTCCCCGCTGTGAGGCCGAGAAGGCCGACGAGAGCGAGGACGAGGTTATCGGGCCATGCCCGGAGTGTGGCTCGGAACACGACGGCGACCTCGCAATCAAACACCTCCGCTCGGGCTCCCGGCTGGTCGGCTGCACGCGCTACCCCGACTGTGACTACTCGCTGCCGCTGCCACGCAACGGCGAAATCTCGGTGACCGAGGCGTTTTGCGAGGAACACGACCTGCCGGAACTGGTCATCGACGCCGACAGCGACGACCCCTGGGAACTTGGCTGTCCCATATGTAACTACGAGGAGTATCAGGCCCGCACCGCCGTTGAGGACTTAGAAGATCTGAACGGTATCGGCTCGGCGACCGCCGAAAAGCTCGGCGACGCCGGCGTCGACTCGCTGGCGGCGCTCCGGGAAGCCGACCCCGACATCGTCGCGACCGAGGTGCAGGGCGTCAGCGCCACACAGGTCCGGGACTGGCAGGACGAACTGGAAGCCTGA
- a CDS encoding APC family permease has translation MAKDLERDLGLLSVVAISIGAMVGSGIFILPALAVKDAGAGIIAAYLLAGVLVLPAALSKAEMATAMPEAGGTYVYIERSMGPLLGTVSGLGTWFSLSFKGALALVGGVPYLVLLFDLPIRPVAITLAVVLVFVNILGAEQTGRLQIGIVAVMLVAIGWFVAGGGPAVNTATYGGMWEYGVEGIFAATGLVFVSFAGVTKIASIAEEVEDPDRVIPLGMLGSLAFTTLLYVLVVAVVVGVIPLDQLAGSTTPIADAAEATLGTAGVAAVVLAAILALVSTANAGILSSSRYPFAMSRDGLAPDLFSTVSDRFGTPVTAITLTGGVMLLLILFVPILEIAKLASAFKILVFALINVALIGFRESDAPDYDPSFEVPLYPWTPIFGTLTGFALLTQMGLIAIVGAIGIVVGSVIWYLGYVRPRVTREGAIKESVRRSIGDRALNRTEETLDETAETSVLVALPEGASRQSEATLLEVGAALSPTGSSLSVVQFDEVPDQQPLDYASGVQSPDDLEFECRTDALAAALDTPVEYGELVSHHPERAVANAVEERGVDVLLVERGASFEDSLLGDSIDRIRKQTDCDTIAVDAQPLDALETITLVTTHGPYDPLKVRVGNAVATATGADLQFLYPLDERQSAEERQQLEAYHDDLLDLCDIPTDRSFVDRGDLPAAIDAADNDRTLLIHASNGGLSARTSNGIGTTQSAIQDSDHASMEVDTKRHPGGVVGRLLERLAF, from the coding sequence ATGGCCAAGGATCTGGAACGCGACCTCGGACTGCTGTCAGTGGTAGCGATATCTATCGGCGCGATGGTCGGCAGTGGCATCTTTATCCTGCCGGCGCTGGCGGTGAAAGACGCCGGAGCCGGCATCATCGCCGCCTACCTGCTCGCAGGCGTGCTTGTGCTTCCCGCCGCACTCAGCAAGGCCGAAATGGCGACAGCCATGCCGGAGGCCGGCGGCACATACGTCTACATCGAGCGGTCGATGGGGCCGCTGCTGGGCACAGTTTCGGGACTTGGAACGTGGTTTTCCCTCTCGTTCAAGGGTGCGCTCGCGCTCGTCGGCGGTGTGCCGTACCTCGTCCTTCTCTTCGACCTGCCGATCCGTCCGGTTGCGATCACGCTCGCCGTCGTTCTCGTCTTCGTCAACATCCTCGGCGCGGAACAGACCGGCCGACTCCAGATCGGCATCGTCGCAGTCATGCTCGTGGCGATCGGCTGGTTCGTCGCCGGCGGCGGGCCGGCAGTCAACACCGCGACGTACGGCGGGATGTGGGAGTACGGCGTCGAAGGCATCTTCGCCGCGACCGGCCTCGTGTTTGTCTCCTTCGCTGGCGTGACGAAAATCGCCTCTATCGCTGAGGAGGTCGAGGACCCGGACCGCGTCATCCCGCTCGGGATGCTGGGCTCGCTCGCCTTCACCACGCTGCTGTACGTACTCGTCGTCGCCGTCGTCGTCGGCGTCATTCCGCTCGACCAGCTCGCCGGCAGCACGACGCCCATCGCTGATGCAGCCGAGGCAACGCTCGGTACCGCTGGCGTCGCGGCCGTCGTTCTGGCGGCGATTCTGGCGCTGGTCAGCACGGCCAACGCCGGTATCCTCTCCTCGTCGCGCTACCCGTTCGCCATGAGCCGTGACGGGCTCGCGCCCGACCTGTTCAGTACGGTCAGCGACCGCTTCGGCACGCCGGTGACTGCCATCACGCTGACCGGCGGCGTCATGTTGCTCCTCATCCTCTTCGTTCCGATTCTGGAAATCGCAAAGCTCGCGAGCGCGTTCAAGATCCTTGTGTTCGCGCTCATCAACGTCGCGCTCATTGGCTTCCGTGAGAGCGACGCTCCCGACTACGACCCCTCCTTCGAGGTTCCGCTGTACCCGTGGACGCCGATATTCGGCACCCTAACTGGTTTCGCCCTGCTGACGCAGATGGGCCTTATTGCGATCGTCGGGGCCATCGGCATCGTCGTCGGCAGCGTCATCTGGTATCTGGGCTACGTCCGACCGCGAGTCACCAGAGAGGGCGCGATCAAGGAATCCGTCCGCCGGAGTATCGGCGACCGCGCGCTCAACCGGACCGAGGAAACGCTCGACGAGACGGCGGAAACCTCCGTCCTTGTCGCGCTCCCTGAAGGCGCTTCGCGGCAGAGCGAAGCGACACTGCTTGAAGTCGGGGCCGCGCTTTCGCCCACCGGCAGCAGCCTCTCTGTCGTCCAGTTCGACGAAGTGCCCGACCAGCAGCCCCTCGATTACGCCTCCGGCGTGCAGTCCCCAGACGACCTCGAATTCGAGTGTCGGACCGACGCGCTGGCGGCTGCCCTCGATACCCCTGTCGAGTACGGCGAACTCGTCAGCCACCATCCTGAGCGGGCCGTCGCCAACGCTGTCGAAGAGCGCGGCGTCGATGTGCTCTTAGTGGAACGTGGCGCGTCGTTCGAGGACTCGCTGCTGGGCGACAGTATCGACCGCATTCGGAAACAGACCGACTGCGATACCATCGCCGTCGACGCACAGCCGCTCGACGCGCTGGAAACGATCACGCTGGTCACGACCCATGGCCCGTACGACCCACTGAAAGTCCGCGTCGGGAACGCTGTCGCGACAGCGACCGGGGCCGACCTCCAGTTCCTCTACCCGCTCGACGAGCGCCAGTCGGCCGAGGAACGCCAGCAACTCGAAGCGTACCACGACGACCTGCTGGACCTCTGTGACATCCCGACAGATCGAAGCTTCGTCGACCGAGGCGACCTTCCAGCGGCGATAGACGCGGCTGACAATGATAGAACGCTCCTGATCCACGCAAGCAACGGTGGGCTTTCGGCCCGTACGTCAAACGGTATCGGGACCACGCAGTCAGCAATTCAGGACAGTGACCACGCGTCGATGGAAGTAGACACGAAACGCCACCCAGGCGGCGTCGTCGGTCGGCTGCTCGAACGGCTGGCGTTCTAG